One genomic window of Muntiacus reevesi chromosome 4, mMunRee1.1, whole genome shotgun sequence includes the following:
- the LOC136166075 gene encoding large ribosomal subunit protein eL39-like, translating into MSSHKTFRMKRFLAKKQKQNRPIPQWIRMKTGNKIRYNSKRRHWRRTKLGL; encoded by the coding sequence ATGTCTTCTCACAAGACTTTCAGGATGAAGCGATTCCTGGCCAAGAAGCAAAAGCAGAATCGTCCCATTCCTCAATggattcgaatgaaaactggCAATAAAATTAGGTACAACTCCAAGAGAAGACATTGGAGAAGAACCAAGCTGGGTCTATAA